One genomic window of Kosmotoga olearia TBF 19.5.1 includes the following:
- a CDS encoding carbon starvation protein A yields MNSLFLAILTFVGYIIAYNTYGRWIGNKIFKLNNKNVMPSHKYEDGVDYVPTKRHIILGHHFTTIAGTGPIVGPAIGVIWGWVPAFIWVFFGSIFMGAVHDFSALVISARHEGKTIGELTRGLISNRTAVVFLILIQFLLWIVIAIFAMIMGILFNMYPASVFPVWMEIPIALLLSYMIYKKGKSDVVWSIIAIIAMYVTIWIGLYLPITVPPIAGSSVITWSLILFVYVFIASTLPVHWLLQPRDYINSHELLIAMGLLTAGVFVAHPTIVAPAFNSVPDAPPILPMLFITIACGAISGFHSLAASGTTVKQVDKETDTLAVGYGGMILEGVLATLVIIAVTAGLGMSGGAQVFTERYASWASASGLGAKLAAVVDGSANLMASLGIPRDLAASIMAVFIVSFAGTTLDSATRIQRFSLQELLKNRKGKTIKPFDNRYVATFVVVFAAAVLAFLKPGGKGALILWPLFGALNQLLAGLALMIATVYLAKKKRPFYVTLIPMVFMLTMTIWATFYNLNKFIATQNWLLIFISVVTLLITAWMIYESAKAIANSKSQKPLVEELED; encoded by the coding sequence ATGAACTCATTGTTTCTGGCTATACTCACGTTTGTTGGGTATATCATCGCCTACAACACCTACGGCAGATGGATAGGAAACAAGATCTTCAAACTAAACAACAAAAACGTGATGCCTTCCCACAAGTACGAAGATGGGGTCGATTACGTTCCCACAAAGCGTCATATTATACTCGGGCACCACTTCACAACCATTGCCGGTACCGGTCCGATAGTTGGCCCCGCAATAGGTGTTATCTGGGGATGGGTTCCAGCTTTTATCTGGGTTTTCTTTGGTTCGATCTTCATGGGAGCTGTTCATGATTTCTCAGCCCTTGTAATCTCTGCAAGGCATGAGGGGAAAACCATAGGCGAACTCACAAGAGGGCTCATAAGCAATCGAACAGCTGTTGTATTCCTCATACTCATCCAGTTCTTGCTGTGGATCGTTATAGCCATATTCGCCATGATAATGGGTATACTTTTTAACATGTACCCGGCATCAGTATTCCCCGTCTGGATGGAAATTCCCATAGCTTTGCTCCTTTCCTACATGATTTACAAAAAAGGCAAGAGCGATGTCGTATGGTCAATCATAGCAATAATAGCCATGTATGTTACGATCTGGATAGGTCTGTATCTCCCGATAACGGTTCCTCCAATAGCAGGATCATCCGTTATCACATGGTCGTTGATACTCTTCGTATACGTTTTCATAGCCTCGACACTTCCCGTTCACTGGCTCTTACAGCCAAGGGATTACATAAACTCCCACGAACTCTTAATAGCTATGGGGCTCTTAACGGCTGGCGTATTTGTGGCACACCCAACCATAGTGGCTCCTGCATTCAATAGCGTCCCGGATGCCCCGCCAATACTCCCAATGCTATTTATAACTATCGCATGTGGAGCGATTTCTGGATTCCACAGTCTGGCTGCTTCAGGAACAACGGTAAAACAGGTTGACAAAGAGACGGATACGCTGGCTGTTGGGTACGGCGGAATGATTCTGGAAGGCGTTCTTGCCACACTCGTTATCATAGCCGTTACAGCCGGACTCGGTATGTCAGGAGGCGCTCAGGTATTCACTGAAAGATATGCAAGCTGGGCGAGCGCGAGTGGGCTTGGTGCAAAGCTTGCGGCCGTTGTTGATGGATCTGCCAACCTTATGGCTTCTCTCGGTATACCTAGAGATCTGGCCGCTTCCATCATGGCGGTCTTCATCGTCTCCTTTGCTGGGACAACTCTCGATTCAGCTACGAGGATTCAGAGATTTTCGTTGCAGGAACTTTTGAAAAACCGCAAAGGTAAAACTATCAAACCCTTTGACAATAGATACGTTGCAACATTTGTGGTAGTTTTTGCAGCAGCAGTCCTCGCTTTCTTGAAGCCCGGTGGTAAGGGTGCTCTCATACTCTGGCCACTCTTTGGTGCTCTTAACCAGCTTCTCGCCGGTCTTGCTCTTATGATTGCAACGGTTTATCTCGCAAAGAAGAAGAGACCTTTCTACGTTACTCTTATTCCAATGGTGTTCATGCTGACGATGACAATATGGGCAACCTTCTACAACCTGAATAAATTTATCGCAACCCAGAACTGGCTGCTGATATTCATCTCAGTTGTCACATTGCTCATTACCGCCTGGATGATTTATGAATCTGCAAAAGCTATTGCTAACTCGAAATCACAGAAACCGTTGGTAGAAGAACTTGAGGATTGA
- a CDS encoding lysophospholipid acyltransferase family protein — protein MIAKSRSKGKLPEPPFIMCVTHVGNFDPLFVVRTSKRYRAKALYQVDGPYPLVRFLYKAFWRFRVSQDPKIKQTLNKKTIRDVILYLKKGGTVMIFPEGYWNWEKRLYPGVAVVAHRANVPIVPVGIENGYVFRPELDHEPPLKAVKRVIKDYRKRGTITVHFGEPIYPDPLKEEKEDVDRMMKLIERKFGEYYNSFYDMEGPKWIG, from the coding sequence ATGATCGCAAAGTCAAGATCTAAAGGAAAACTTCCGGAACCTCCCTTCATAATGTGCGTGACCCACGTTGGTAACTTTGACCCATTATTTGTTGTACGAACATCAAAACGTTACAGAGCAAAGGCTTTGTATCAAGTAGATGGACCATACCCGTTAGTGAGATTCCTTTACAAGGCATTTTGGCGATTTAGAGTTTCTCAAGATCCAAAGATAAAACAGACTCTGAACAAGAAAACCATACGGGACGTGATCCTGTATCTTAAAAAAGGTGGTACTGTCATGATATTTCCAGAAGGTTACTGGAACTGGGAAAAAAGACTTTACCCCGGAGTAGCTGTTGTTGCCCATAGAGCAAATGTACCGATCGTACCCGTTGGAATAGAGAATGGATATGTTTTCAGACCTGAACTTGATCATGAACCACCTCTAAAAGCCGTGAAACGTGTTATCAAAGATTACCGCAAACGTGGAACCATTACGGTCCATTTTGGTGAACCAATATATCCTGATCCGCTAAAAGAAGAAAAAGAAGATGTTGATCGAATGATGAAACTGATAGAGAGAAAATTCGGTGAGTACTACAATAGCTTCTATGACATGGAAGGCCCAAAGTGGATAGGATAA
- a CDS encoding 5'-nucleotidase C-terminal domain-containing protein yields the protein MRKTFLVFLILLLALSMLAKTVTLTILHTSDLHGNIFPINYATNKPYYVGLGKIQSLVRAVKAENPNILLIDTGDLIQGTPLEYYHARIDNEPVDPMVLVMNYMGYQCSILGNHEFNYGMNILNKAVSEANFPFLSANIVKKGTEEPYFKPYLITEVDGVKVGILGLTTKFIPNWEDPKNIAELDFLDPVEVAKKYVKILREEEGVDVVIVGYHGGLERDPKTGEPTEELTGENQGYQLIEEVPGIDALLTGHQHRSIAEIINGVAVTQPRNWGKALGKIDIVLDDSNGKWEVVDKKVELLSSKTVDADQEVLELVQPYEDKVQKWLDQPVGLAKGDFYIDDPLIARLADNPLIEFINRVQMYYSGAPISSSALFNNDIKGWKEGPITLRDINAVYIYPNTLKVLRVKGKDIKDALEKSADYFVFEDDQIKVNQSWVDPKPRHYNYDMWEGINYTIAVNRPVGDRIVELTFQGKPIDMEAEYEIVLNNYRAGGGGGYTMFKGKPVVREVMMEVAELIADYVMEHEVVEAQTDNNWHVVVEKVHEVTYGDTLSKIAKIYGVSVKDILRWNPWIENPDLIYPGQKITIYVPYVRYIPVL from the coding sequence ATGAGGAAAACCTTTTTGGTATTTTTAATACTCCTGCTCGCTTTGTCGATGCTGGCCAAAACCGTCACTCTAACAATCTTGCACACCAGTGACTTGCACGGAAACATCTTTCCCATCAACTACGCTACCAATAAACCTTACTACGTCGGGCTTGGAAAGATTCAAAGCCTCGTGAGAGCAGTTAAAGCTGAAAATCCAAACATTCTTCTCATCGACACAGGCGATCTGATTCAGGGAACTCCTTTAGAGTATTACCACGCTCGTATCGATAACGAACCGGTAGACCCTATGGTTCTTGTTATGAATTACATGGGGTATCAATGCAGCATACTCGGGAACCACGAATTCAACTACGGCATGAATATTCTAAACAAGGCTGTTTCAGAAGCTAACTTCCCATTCCTGAGTGCCAATATAGTCAAAAAAGGGACCGAAGAACCTTATTTCAAGCCGTATCTGATCACTGAAGTTGACGGTGTAAAGGTCGGGATTCTGGGATTGACTACAAAGTTTATTCCTAACTGGGAAGATCCGAAGAATATCGCTGAGCTGGATTTCCTTGATCCTGTGGAAGTAGCGAAAAAATACGTTAAAATCCTCAGGGAAGAGGAAGGCGTCGATGTGGTGATAGTTGGCTATCATGGTGGACTGGAACGCGATCCAAAAACGGGCGAACCAACAGAGGAACTAACTGGCGAAAATCAGGGCTACCAGTTGATCGAAGAAGTGCCCGGAATCGATGCTCTTCTCACCGGACATCAGCACAGATCAATAGCTGAAATCATCAACGGTGTGGCTGTTACCCAGCCAAGAAACTGGGGGAAAGCCCTCGGTAAGATTGACATCGTTCTCGACGATTCCAACGGAAAATGGGAAGTAGTGGATAAAAAGGTAGAACTTCTCAGCTCAAAGACTGTTGACGCCGATCAGGAAGTTCTCGAACTCGTTCAGCCCTACGAAGACAAAGTACAGAAATGGCTCGACCAGCCGGTGGGACTTGCAAAAGGTGATTTCTACATTGATGATCCTTTAATAGCACGTCTTGCAGATAACCCATTGATAGAATTCATCAATAGAGTCCAGATGTACTACAGCGGTGCCCCGATCTCTTCTTCCGCTCTCTTCAACAACGATATAAAAGGCTGGAAAGAAGGCCCAATAACACTGAGAGACATTAACGCGGTGTACATATATCCAAATACATTGAAAGTTCTAAGGGTTAAGGGTAAAGACATAAAAGATGCCCTTGAAAAGAGCGCAGATTACTTCGTTTTCGAAGATGACCAAATAAAAGTCAACCAATCATGGGTTGATCCCAAACCAAGGCATTATAACTACGACATGTGGGAAGGCATAAACTACACGATAGCCGTCAACAGGCCCGTCGGTGACAGAATCGTAGAACTGACATTCCAGGGTAAACCCATCGATATGGAAGCCGAATACGAAATCGTTCTCAACAATTACAGAGCAGGTGGTGGCGGTGGCTACACCATGTTCAAAGGGAAACCCGTGGTAAGAGAAGTTATGATGGAAGTTGCCGAACTCATAGCGGATTATGTAATGGAGCACGAAGTCGTGGAGGCACAAACAGATAACAATTGGCACGTCGTCGTTGAAAAGGTTCACGAAGTCACCTACGGTGATACGCTCAGCAAGATTGCCAAGATCTATGGAGTAAGCGTTAAAGACATTCTCAGATGGAATCCCTGGATCGAAAATCCTGATCTTATATACCCGGGTCAAAAAATCACGATATACGTTCCATACGTTCGATATATACCGGTACTGTAA
- a CDS encoding ABC transporter permease yields MRGLAIARASFLRNQVYLLNHVAANIGSFVFGYIFVCIWKAVLGDSPEASTMITYVMVNQSALWVTMFLPRGAFLIRKVYDGTIVFDLIRPYGLMYQSFFEVLGHIVYNFVFRSLPIYLLGVTLLGVKFPDAGRIIPYMVSVSNAFVISFFMNYFVGLWMVKFLNYTAAQGMYYFFMNLFGGYFLPAQYYPAFLRKIMPLLPFASTSYIPGSVYLGKIDPIKAFGIQWFWILTLGLTAFGLTELIKKEIRIQGG; encoded by the coding sequence GTGCGTGGTCTAGCAATTGCCAGAGCCTCTTTCTTGCGGAACCAGGTTTACCTGTTGAATCACGTCGCTGCCAACATCGGAAGTTTTGTTTTTGGCTATATCTTCGTCTGTATATGGAAAGCCGTTCTTGGCGATTCACCCGAAGCCTCGACCATGATTACTTACGTTATGGTCAACCAATCTGCACTCTGGGTAACCATGTTTCTTCCGCGCGGTGCTTTTTTAATCCGTAAGGTTTACGATGGAACGATCGTGTTCGACCTCATTCGACCCTATGGCCTGATGTACCAGAGTTTCTTTGAAGTTCTTGGGCATATCGTTTATAACTTTGTTTTCAGATCATTGCCCATTTATCTCCTGGGAGTAACGTTACTTGGCGTGAAGTTTCCGGATGCAGGAAGGATAATTCCTTATATGGTATCGGTTTCCAATGCCTTTGTAATCTCATTTTTCATGAACTATTTTGTGGGCTTATGGATGGTCAAATTTCTTAACTACACAGCTGCTCAGGGAATGTACTACTTTTTTATGAACCTTTTCGGAGGATATTTTTTACCAGCACAGTACTATCCAGCATTCCTGAGAAAGATAATGCCGTTGCTCCCTTTCGCCTCAACAAGCTATATACCGGGAAGTGTTTATCTTGGAAAAATTGATCCCATTAAGGCTTTTGGGATCCAGTGGTTCTGGATACTCACGTTGGGGCTTACAGCTTTTGGACTTACCGAGCTTATAAAAAAAGAAATCAGGATCCAGGGGGGATAA
- a CDS encoding GGDEF domain-containing protein yields MTFDEWKLELEQAARGGRLTIGNLDIDNFGPLNEKFGRECGDKILKFFGEILKQNLPEKVSFVRFGDEFFVYSTEYSLENLFMEIQEIRQIIEDGKVKCNGKEITFTVSGSVGEYPRNASSIEKLLNLLSEGMRKAKEKLNQIVFAPMEREQKMVLKSNYYFKSQLDGLSKLAKMLNRTESSLLREALDDLLRKYKL; encoded by the coding sequence ATGACTTTTGATGAATGGAAACTCGAACTCGAACAGGCAGCCAGAGGAGGGCGCCTCACCATCGGAAATCTGGACATAGACAACTTCGGGCCCCTAAACGAGAAATTCGGGCGTGAGTGTGGAGACAAAATACTGAAATTTTTTGGAGAAATCCTGAAACAAAATCTTCCAGAAAAGGTATCTTTTGTACGTTTTGGTGACGAATTTTTCGTATACTCTACTGAATACTCCCTTGAAAATCTGTTCATGGAAATACAGGAAATAAGGCAGATTATCGAGGATGGGAAGGTTAAATGTAATGGAAAAGAGATCACTTTCACCGTTTCCGGATCCGTAGGGGAATACCCAAGGAACGCTTCGTCAATAGAAAAATTACTCAATCTCCTTTCAGAAGGAATGCGAAAAGCCAAGGAGAAATTGAACCAGATAGTCTTCGCACCTATGGAAAGAGAACAAAAAATGGTCTTAAAATCCAATTATTATTTTAAGTCTCAACTCGATGGACTCTCGAAATTGGCAAAAATGCTCAATAGAACGGAATCTTCGCTTCTTAGAGAAGCCCTCGATGACCTGTTGAGAAAATACAAACTCTGA
- a CDS encoding ABC transporter ATP-binding protein: MDDFIEVKELQKNYTVYERTGLKRKKRIVRALRNVDFTVKRGEFLGYIGPNGAGKSTTIKILTGIMVPDHGTVRVDKWCPWKNRKEYVKNIGVVFGQKTQMWWDLPVKDTYTLLKALYKVPDDKYRKHIKYLIERLHLSEILNQPVRQLSLGQRMRAELAAAMIHDPDILFLDEPTIGLDVVSKHRVQDFLMELNRQGKTIFLTTHDLKDIETLCNEILIINHGTLIYKGKVPGLKALTDIPTVIRATLKESYKKVSSESLRFLSEIGGTYHQERDEIVVKLHNKERPGEIAKRLFQKFEIEDFRVEEPDIEEIIKAIYRQN, from the coding sequence ATGGATGATTTTATTGAAGTGAAAGAGCTACAAAAAAATTACACGGTTTATGAAAGAACAGGACTGAAAAGGAAGAAAAGAATAGTTAGAGCATTGAGAAATGTAGATTTTACCGTAAAACGCGGAGAATTCCTCGGCTATATCGGTCCAAATGGTGCCGGAAAGTCAACTACAATCAAAATTTTGACCGGGATCATGGTTCCGGATCATGGAACGGTTAGGGTAGATAAATGGTGTCCCTGGAAAAACAGAAAAGAGTATGTGAAAAACATAGGGGTTGTTTTCGGCCAAAAAACGCAGATGTGGTGGGATCTTCCGGTAAAGGACACCTATACTTTGTTGAAAGCGCTTTACAAAGTTCCTGACGATAAATATAGGAAGCATATTAAATATCTTATTGAGAGGCTGCACCTATCTGAAATCTTGAATCAACCAGTCAGGCAGCTCAGTTTAGGACAGCGTATGCGTGCGGAGCTCGCGGCAGCAATGATCCACGATCCAGATATTTTGTTTCTCGATGAACCGACAATCGGCCTGGATGTTGTTTCCAAACATAGAGTTCAGGATTTTTTAATGGAGCTAAACAGGCAAGGGAAGACAATATTCCTCACCACCCATGATCTGAAAGATATAGAGACCCTTTGCAACGAAATTTTGATCATAAACCACGGTACCCTCATTTACAAAGGAAAAGTCCCCGGATTGAAGGCGCTCACAGACATTCCGACAGTTATCAGGGCTACATTAAAAGAGTCCTACAAAAAAGTTTCCTCAGAAAGCCTTAGGTTCCTATCTGAGATAGGTGGAACATATCATCAGGAAAGGGACGAGATCGTTGTAAAACTACATAATAAAGAACGTCCTGGTGAAATTGCAAAGAGACTTTTTCAGAAGTTTGAGATTGAAGATTTCCGGGTGGAAGAACCTGATATAGAAGAGATCATAAAAGCCATTTACAGACAAAATTAG
- a CDS encoding glycosyltransferase: MVSFVYGVIIGFVFAFIGYVKNHFTKKLLDVNYSDDVDYSVVAVIAAKNEESVIENTVRNLLTNSPRSFRVIVVDDKSTDSTYKILSELSREFPNLTVVRNTGAPGKSEALNVALDLVKEDIVLFLDADARVDWDFIKEYSKLFRSPEINVVFTDFESYNQSRTLAVILQDLYFSFIKAFVYSGLFSPTIFMNSGVFIRRKVFDIVGKFDPQTLVDDFDLALRLWKRKLKVKFVRGKRCKIQYAFRLQDLFKQHCRWYIGGIKKIFEQFSEGYYLGIIAIVAIGAFVLFPILMLVLAYLLKADYLLSTVMPLFWGILYSSSLFSYLFHDGHRPKEILINTIIGVPVMYAFFQIAILVSFVRSFEKKSTWYKVKREKI; the protein is encoded by the coding sequence TTGGTAAGCTTTGTGTACGGTGTGATCATAGGATTTGTATTTGCGTTTATTGGGTACGTGAAAAATCACTTCACAAAAAAGCTTCTGGACGTTAATTATTCAGACGATGTTGATTACTCTGTTGTGGCTGTCATTGCCGCAAAGAATGAAGAAAGTGTTATAGAAAATACCGTTCGCAATTTGTTGACTAATTCCCCCCGATCTTTTCGGGTAATTGTTGTTGACGATAAATCCACGGATTCCACATATAAAATCCTGAGCGAGTTGTCAAGGGAATTTCCAAATTTGACCGTTGTTCGTAACACTGGTGCTCCAGGTAAATCTGAAGCTTTGAATGTTGCTCTTGATCTGGTCAAAGAGGATATTGTACTTTTCCTTGATGCTGACGCGCGTGTGGATTGGGATTTTATTAAGGAGTATTCCAAACTCTTCCGCTCCCCTGAAATTAATGTTGTATTCACAGACTTCGAATCATATAATCAATCACGTACCCTGGCAGTTATTCTCCAGGATCTTTATTTTTCCTTTATAAAAGCATTCGTATATTCTGGACTGTTTTCACCAACGATCTTCATGAACAGCGGCGTTTTCATCAGGAGAAAGGTTTTCGATATTGTTGGAAAGTTCGATCCACAAACTCTCGTGGATGATTTTGATTTAGCTCTTAGGCTCTGGAAGAGGAAACTCAAAGTGAAATTCGTCAGAGGCAAAAGGTGCAAGATACAGTATGCTTTCAGACTACAAGATTTATTCAAACAACACTGTCGCTGGTACATTGGGGGCATCAAAAAAATCTTTGAACAGTTCTCTGAGGGTTACTATCTCGGTATTATAGCGATAGTAGCAATTGGAGCATTTGTGCTTTTTCCTATTTTGATGCTTGTATTAGCATACTTGCTAAAGGCTGATTATCTACTCAGCACAGTTATGCCGTTGTTCTGGGGCATTTTATACTCAAGTTCTTTGTTCAGCTATCTTTTCCACGATGGCCACAGGCCAAAAGAAATACTTATTAACACCATTATAGGTGTTCCTGTAATGTACGCTTTCTTCCAAATCGCTATTCTGGTTTCTTTTGTCAGGTCTTTTGAAAAGAAATCTACGTGGTATAAGGTCAAGCGAGAAAAGATATGA
- a CDS encoding ABC transporter permease — protein MGVFKALLVASLKSQIEYRVNFYVDMIVSGLAMFSDFLIIAFMMLTFKDMGGWSLSEVAIIYSIVEAGWGIFRIFGDGILRFQDLIITGRFDAILVRPISTIKQLILQRIELRRMGDIIQAVGLGAFGITYAGMWNVRFILWYIVLVAFSAVIHFCINLLLATVAFWSVRNEDIRVVAFYSTKAAAAYPISIYGPFLRNILTFVIPLATIAYYPLAYLLHKTNDIFALFAPFITVSVLVPVTFLLWGTGVKHYTSTGT, from the coding sequence ATGGGTGTATTCAAAGCTCTTCTTGTTGCAAGTTTGAAATCTCAAATCGAATACCGCGTCAATTTTTACGTTGATATGATCGTAAGCGGGCTCGCGATGTTCAGTGATTTTCTCATAATTGCGTTTATGATGCTTACCTTTAAAGATATGGGAGGATGGTCACTTTCCGAAGTAGCAATTATCTACTCGATCGTAGAAGCTGGTTGGGGGATCTTTAGAATTTTTGGAGACGGCATCCTTCGTTTCCAGGATTTGATCATCACCGGACGTTTTGATGCTATTCTTGTCAGGCCGATTTCAACGATCAAACAACTTATTCTCCAGCGAATAGAACTAAGACGAATGGGCGATATTATTCAGGCTGTGGGTCTCGGTGCATTTGGAATCACGTACGCTGGTATGTGGAATGTTAGATTCATTCTGTGGTATATCGTCCTGGTAGCTTTTTCAGCAGTTATTCATTTCTGCATCAATCTATTACTCGCAACGGTAGCTTTCTGGTCAGTTAGGAATGAAGATATCAGGGTTGTGGCTTTTTATTCTACAAAAGCGGCGGCAGCTTATCCGATAAGTATCTACGGCCCTTTTCTGAGAAATATACTTACCTTTGTTATTCCATTGGCAACCATTGCTTATTATCCTCTCGCCTATTTGTTGCACAAAACGAACGACATCTTTGCTCTCTTTGCCCCATTTATTACGGTTTCCGTGCTCGTCCCTGTAACATTTCTACTCTGGGGAACCGGAGTAAAACATTACACCAGCACGGGAACGTAG
- a CDS encoding lysylphosphatidylglycerol synthase transmembrane domain-containing protein: MKKKNSSLPIRGMFAGIAISIIILLVIQKIFGAKIDSSLLKSSWPIVVAAISLLFLSLGVPALRLLLLLKSLNERLSYFRSYRSTILSLFFSAITPFAAGGQPFQIYDLTKAGINVSHALAAVISQYLISNFSTAFLAVLLLPRYLSYFAKLETTGTIFAFGIAITITVGIFFTFLALSRNLLIKFLNFISHRKFLLTVIGKLAKKDKETIVGVIREKFERYNAGMQNIWSKKPLTLVIDFFLALGYLLINYSIFYVTVVGILMNKGQNFNFSLIDSIAVQTLLSFVVYYIPTPGSSGGFESGMFVMLKGMLPNQSLIIAISIWRFVTYHFLILVGLINFLLSFGQKGQKELN, encoded by the coding sequence ATGAAAAAGAAGAACTCTTCCTTGCCCATTAGAGGAATGTTCGCTGGTATTGCTATAAGCATCATTATATTACTGGTTATACAAAAGATTTTTGGAGCCAAAATTGATTCTAGCTTACTAAAAAGTTCCTGGCCTATAGTTGTTGCTGCAATTTCTCTACTTTTCCTGAGTTTGGGCGTACCAGCTCTAAGATTGCTCCTTCTCCTGAAAAGTTTGAATGAGCGTTTGTCTTATTTTAGATCGTACAGGAGTACAATCTTAAGCTTGTTTTTTAGTGCTATTACCCCATTCGCTGCAGGTGGGCAACCATTTCAAATTTATGATTTAACAAAGGCTGGAATCAATGTTTCGCATGCATTGGCTGCCGTAATCTCACAGTACCTGATATCAAATTTCTCCACAGCTTTCCTGGCTGTTCTTCTATTACCACGTTATCTCAGTTACTTTGCTAAGCTAGAAACCACTGGTACAATATTTGCTTTTGGCATTGCTATAACGATTACTGTTGGAATATTCTTTACCTTTCTAGCTCTTTCAAGAAACCTGCTAATAAAATTTTTGAATTTTATTTCACATCGAAAGTTCTTACTCACTGTAATTGGAAAGTTGGCTAAAAAAGACAAAGAAACTATCGTGGGTGTTATCCGTGAGAAGTTTGAAAGATACAACGCTGGAATGCAAAACATTTGGTCTAAGAAACCTTTAACGCTTGTAATTGACTTCTTCTTAGCCCTGGGTTACCTGTTGATAAATTACAGTATTTTTTATGTAACCGTGGTTGGTATTTTGATGAATAAAGGTCAAAACTTCAATTTCTCTCTAATTGATAGTATAGCCGTGCAAACGCTTTTGAGCTTTGTAGTTTACTATATTCCTACCCCGGGATCGAGCGGAGGTTTTGAATCCGGGATGTTTGTTATGCTAAAGGGTATGCTTCCAAACCAATCACTGATTATCGCTATTTCAATCTGGAGATTTGTTACCTATCACTTTCTGATTCTGGTTGGGCTTATAAACTTTTTGCTGAGCTTTGGCCAAAAAGGCCAGAAGGAGTTGAACTAA
- a CDS encoding glycosyltransferase family 2 protein, translating to MAPLITIIVPVFNEEFFLEDTLRSIRAQSFKNYELIVVDNGSTDKSPEIAKKYADKVVFEERKGSIYAMHKGFEMAAGDIITSCDADTLYPNNWLAKMVQAFQKDKVVAVYGPMAFRENGPVLRRLTVFSYCLLNGLSNLAGVSLSGAANLGIRKDAYFAVGGYKLNSKVASQDFILVKKLKKIGKVKFCPSMICYTSNRRYTKVNFMHGLKEAFRLWLDVALNRNKITYDNYYDEDYYKKKEKR from the coding sequence ATGGCTCCATTGATTACGATAATCGTACCGGTCTTCAACGAAGAATTCTTTTTGGAAGATACATTGAGATCAATTCGGGCACAAAGCTTCAAAAATTACGAGCTCATCGTTGTTGACAATGGCAGTACCGACAAAAGTCCTGAGATTGCGAAAAAGTACGCTGATAAGGTGGTATTTGAAGAGCGAAAAGGCTCTATCTATGCAATGCATAAGGGATTCGAAATGGCGGCTGGAGATATAATAACCAGCTGTGATGCTGATACGCTTTATCCAAATAATTGGTTGGCAAAAATGGTTCAAGCCTTTCAAAAAGACAAAGTTGTGGCAGTATACGGCCCCATGGCTTTTAGAGAGAATGGACCGGTTTTAAGAAGGCTTACTGTATTCAGTTACTGTTTGCTTAATGGACTTTCAAATCTCGCAGGTGTAAGTTTGTCAGGTGCGGCAAATCTTGGGATTAGAAAAGATGCGTATTTTGCTGTTGGCGGTTACAAATTGAATAGCAAAGTCGCTTCCCAGGATTTTATTCTTGTAAAAAAACTCAAAAAAATAGGCAAAGTCAAATTTTGTCCTTCTATGATATGTTACACTTCGAATCGGCGCTATACAAAGGTAAACTTCATGCACGGGCTCAAAGAAGCCTTTAGGTTATGGCTTGATGTGGCTCTCAACAGAAACAAGATTACCTATGACAATTATTATGATGAAGATTACTACAAGAAAAAGGAGAAACGATGA